The segment tcctcctcttctcccatCTTGTTgagataatgagaaaaaaatgcacatgCAAACCAAACCGGCTGTAGATATCTGAAATGTCTGCagtttcctctgttttgtttcttctctcttgctttccacccccccaccccatctCCCGACTTGACATGCAGCCTTATCACATTCACCAGTCTCGTAGTTAGATTTGACACACTTGTCGTGGGCAAAATTGGCTGTGCGCATCTTGGAATGCATGGTGGCTTCTGTAGCATTTTCCCATAAATGCACAAATGCGAATTAGACACACATGTGTGTCAGCACGCCATATCTTGACATCTCCGCAGTCCGTGAAAAGACGTCTTATCGCAGAACTGATGCATGCTTTCCCAGACAAGAAGAGACCCATAGGAAAACAGTTTTGCCTCTGTTCAAGCAGTTGACCTAGCTAGCCTTTTCATCTAATGGGATGCTATTTCCAACACAGAGCACATCTCTGTGTTAGGGGCACTTTCAAGTGGAGGGGTTTTGAAAAGGGTGGCATTAGCAGATCAAGGCACTGTGTCTAGACCAAACCAAACCTCAGAGGGCTGCAAGCCTGGGGTGGAGGTCAGGGTTAGATGGAATAAGGCTAGGCAACCCTTTATTGACCTGGTTTTAGAAATGATGAGCTCTCGGTCagttgtttttactctttgtgATACAAGATGAGAAGGCAATCTTAACATGGCAGAAATTCATGACCACAGCACTGTGTTTGCCCTGCCCTGCTGGGGGAGACTTGTAGATACTACAGCTCCCTGCTGAGAAGTCTAAAGCCAGGAGTCCTCGGGGCTGACAAGTTTCTCTGCAAGGCTCTGATCACTTCACTCgccttttgtcatttttgacaATGCTAAACAAAGCCACACAGCAGCTAAAAACAACTATTTGTGTTGCAGTTTTTGTTAAAGTGTGAAAGGTACATGTGTTCATATGCGTGTGAAATGCTAATGTGCTTCCCCTTTGACTgaccctttctctttctttctcttcccccTTCTCTATCTCCTCCTAGGTGTCCCTCAGTGGCAGCATGCTGGACATCTATGGGGGTGAACAAGGTATGAACGCCCCTAATGGTGGAATGAGTCCCACATCTAACCCCACAAAGCTCACTGTAAAAAGGGAATACACAGGTATGCACTCATACCATAGCATTGATCAAACAACTAACCGTTgctgtaaaagtaaagtaaaaaaaaaaatcacatactGGTTGTTAGCAAAAGGCATTTTAGggaactgaaacaaaaacagaagtcaCATTTCTCCTCAACAATTCCTTCTAATTTCTCTGGGTGGGTGCCAAAGAGAACACAGAGTACCTGTATTAGCTAAAAAAAGGCAATgcgttgtgtgtgtctgctcctGCTAAAATTGAGTCCAATTACGCGTAAGCTGATTTGTGCGCAGTGTTTGACAAACACTGTCCTGCTTGTCATCTGTTCCGTTAATAGTCCGTAGAAACGTGTAGACTTTTTgtcacagtgcaaaaaaaaaaaaaacacaaaaaaaacaaaaaaacaaacaaagggcCCTTTAAGACATTTCTTATTAATGTCATGCATCAAGCAAAGAAGCCTAATTGATTTAGGAAATAGAAAGTATGCCTGAAGAACCCTTCACTCTCAACGGGCAAATAAGTAAATTGCCATCTGTTTCATTTGAGTGTGGGTGGAGAGGACAATGGGCTGTTACACAGAGTTTAAATTGTCTTGATTGAATCAACAGAGACAAATTGGGAAATCCAATCTCAGGTCCCCAATTATGTAATTTGGAAGAATGTGAGTACAAATATGGATGCACTGGCATTTTTGTCCCTCTCCCGGACAGATTAGTGAATTTGCCAAACTGTCTTAATTAGGGAGTAAGTAGTTTAAAAGTGTTTTCTCCACAATGAGGTTCAGACAAGCTAGAGGGGGATAAATTGGGctcttgtttgtgtgcatgtgtgtgtgtgttaagaggTCAGacttgtgtctgtgctgtgggGTGATGCATAGAAACACCACATTCAGACTGACCCCGACACTGAACTCCCTCAAAATAACTTATTGTGTGTCCTCACTGGACCTTTTGTGGCGTTTTGTGTCCGTTGTCTTTCACTCCCCAAATATAGTGCGCGTTGCTAATCAATCCGTTCCCCTCtgtgattaattttttttgacagaaCACGACACGAGAGTGATGGccaaagagaggcagaaaaaagacAACCATAATTTGAGTAAGTGTCTCACATTGCTTTTCAACTCCCTCACGATTTATCATCTGTAAATGAGTTATTGCTAGCCTTTAGCACAGCTGCTGACCATGCCCTAATCAtcttctgctctttttttttttttgttcttgcttagttgaaagaagaagaagatataacATCAACTACAGGATTAAAGAGCTGGGGACACTCATACCAAAGTCGAATGACCCGTAAGTTGcaaaatctaaatgtatttattgaaacAATGCTcctgcttcacttcactttatGTCACTGAAACAACTCCAAGACCTTGTCTGGCTCAGAAAGCATATTAAATTCCAAGCACAAAGGCACTCTAAACGTTGTTCATTGAATTCAAATGAGTACTCGAGCACATTTCAGTCATATTTCAAGGGTGCACTTGAACCTCCATTGTTGTCTACGCTCCAAGAGCTGTACATCCTCTCGCTGGGTCCCAGCAGTTCAACTCAAAGCATGAATGATGAGGAAAGGGTCAAATGCAAAGAAGCGGGCCACACCATTTGAATCAAAGTTTGAAGCACAATTGGAACATAGAGATGGAGCATGGTGCTGAATTGAAATCCACCGGCCATCTTTCGCAATTGAACTTTGCTTCGAATTTAAATGGAAGGTTAGCGCAGTCGTCGTGCCATTAACACAGGATAAAAGAGATTATTAGCGCTGATTGGACCAACGTCTCACTCGTATGGAAAAGGACAATTTTACTTTAGCTCTCCTTTCCcttttaaaaaagcaataatATCTGCAAAAGAATGACTTGCACTCTAGCACCTTGTGTCCAGAGCTCCATTTTCCCCCCTGTCCTCCTACTTAGCTCATTTTCCCTCACCTATTTTTACTCGAGGATTAATTTTACCGAACAAGGAGGTACGAGAATGGACTTTCCACATAGCTACTTAACTATTCTATTAAAATTCCCATTCAGTATCCCCATGTTATGTCCAAGGATGAATAATTGCCCCATGTAAATCTCCATTTCTTATTCATATCataaaagggggaaaaaaaacctctgtGTTAAAACTTTTCCCCCccgttttcttttttattgcgAAGGATATTCTGCAGACATCAGGGAGTTCTGTGTAAAAGGTTATCTTTAACATTTCTTCCTTCTGCAGTGACATGCGCTGGAACAAAGGCACTATCCTGAAGGCCTCGGTGGAGTACATAAGGTGGCTgcagaaggagcagcagcacgCACGAGAGCTGGAAAGCCGTCAGAAGAAGCTGGAGCAAGCGAACAGGAGACTGATGCTGAGGATCCAGgtaataaaatgtgacagactAAATGTGCCGGGTCTGTTTTTGTAATATACACAGGGATAAAATAGACGATAATGTGACCAAAAGGGTCAAAAGCAACTCATAAATGTGAGTCTTCTCATGTTCTTCTAACACAAACCCAATGTTACTCCGCATACATTTTAGTTTACTCCTTAACACAGAGGGTTGGTTGGCTAATCATCTCACTAATCTCCCACTAATGTCTTTGAACTTAGTCCCAGTGCAGACTCTAAATAAGCTCTCATTTTCACATTATTGGTTTATTTAAAACAACCACCTTCAGGCTTCCAAGAAGCCAGTTTCATTATGTCAAAGATCAGCCCCACCTGACTCAATCATTCAGTACTTCACACCTCTGCTCCAAAGCTTTACGAcctgaaaatcaaaactaaCCCCACCCCTGCCACCCTCCACCTCTGATGAGCTCATCTCATTATCTGATGAATGCAGACAATGAGCCAAGTTCTTTCAGTGGGAAACAAGTAGGTCAGAAATAGATGATTAACATTATCTAAtgaaacatgcatgcacacctgcatacttttatacacacaaacacacacactcacttgtGGTTTATCTGACTTAACTCCAATGATGGGAATaacacaaactttttaaaagatgACAAAACTATCCAGGAATCACTGACCGCCACTAACGGAAAGAACACTTAACCAAGTACTGATTATCTGTGtgggagaggagtgtgtgttaaCACCCAAACTGCGAAAGTGTggctcacttttttttaaacgattttttatttggccttttcaaacttaattttgatagagacagctgaagagtgataggaaatgcagggagagagatgggtaatgacatgcgggaaagagccaaaggtcagattcgaaccctgggcttccacagcgaggactgagccttcacacatggggcggctgagCTAAATACCTCCCCGGTGTGGCTCACTCTAACCTGACCTCAGAATGTGTAGGAGATGTGGTGATTGTCCCTGTGGTACTCCACATTATGTTGTCATTGCAGGTCTGCTTATGTTTGAGGGAATTACTTTTCACAGCATTCACACgcttttctgtatttattcaggTCTTATCTAGACTTACGTCAAATGGGTGTGGAGGTAATTTATTTTCGACATTTTAGAAATAGATATTAAACTCAAATTTTCTTTCGTTTTCCAGGAGCTTGAGATCCAGGCACGAGCACATGGCCTCCCAAACATGGCTACAGCTTTGGGGACAGTTGAACTATCCTCCCATCtcctcaaacaacaacaacagcagcaacaacaacagcagcagcagcagcagcagcagcagcagtcatcTCCTCAGACCCAGCAACCCCAGCAGCCACCCCTCTATCAGGAGGACGCCAACAGCGACTACCTCCAGAGGATAGTGGTGGCTGGCGTGCCATCCATCCCCGCTGCTAGCGGCCCGCAGGATCACATCCCCGGCGCCGACGGCTGCACCACGTTCTCCGACCCGCTGTCCCACTTCACAGACTTCTTCAGCGCCACGCTCAAGGAGGAGCATCGGCTGGACGAGATCCTGATGGATGACCCGCTCTCGCCCTTTGGCGCCGACCCGCTTCTCTCGGCAACCTCGCCCGGAGCCGCATCCAAGGACAGCAGCCGCAGAAGCAGCTTCAGCTCTGGTGATGACCTATAAGGGTGCCCTCTCCAGATACACACTCTTATATCCTCATGACAACACGGTTGTCACCCCCATTTGATAAAGGGCATAAAGAGAGCCTTtaaatgactgactgaatgGCTCTGGGCATACAACAATGACCACTCACAGGGTTGTAAGTGAATGACAGCTAACACACCTGACACTGCCCCTAAAAGTGCCTGTATATAACTGTATATAAATTGtagttcttgttcttgttgcaTTCTCCAAAGCTCAGCGGGATCAGGAACAGCTCATGGACCTCGtgctcctccacctgctctttttaaatgtactaTAGACAATCGATGTGTTTCTCTGCCTCCCggacagagcagaaacagactCACAAGAAAAAAGGGAGACATTTATCAGCCTTCAagtacaaaatgtaaataactgtCTACTGTTTTTTTGGTAAACACTGTGGTAGCTACACACTGTAACATATGCAAAATAATcactgaaaaccttttttttttttaaatgaaaaaaactacTGCTTCACAAAAGGATTTTTAATAGTTGCAGTCAGCATTATGATTGTATCGTGTGCCTTATTCAAACTCCCAGTTTTGTCTTAAACATGTAACTGATGTACTCACCGCAATGCCTAACATGTCTTTGgtcttgtctgtcttttatgtgtttttgttaaagaagtgtttgtatatttatatatgttttaatccATGTATTcatataaaagatatatattattatctaACATGTTACCTTTTTTATTCTTAGTAGGGGTgggaaaaatataataaacccCTTTTTTGATATAACTGATTTTGGCTTCTTGTTGTCATCTCACAGAAGACATTTACTCAGCTCTGCATTCATGCACATTAAAACAATGCGAAAAATGAACTTCAACTACAGCTTTATTCCCAAAAGCTACAGAAACGTGATAGAAATTTGacttttaatgattttatgCTTAAGTACAAATCAGCAGTATCGCACATCCAAGCTCTCACTCATAGCCCTGTCCTATTGGTAACTATATAAGAAGCTCACACATCAGGGGCGTGATGGGTAGAGTGTGTCCAGAGGTAAACGAAGTGTAAAAATTGCTGTTTGACCACGGGGGTTAAAAGAGTGAACGAAGCCTGAAAAGTTTCATAGTGGAAGGTGAAGGGCCGGCTTACAAGGTGGCTGATTGGCAATGAGTggcagaaaaagaggagagaggaggggaattGGATAATAAAGACAAGTAGAGGAGGAGTAATAATTCTGATGAGCCTACTGTGAGCTGATGAGCCCTTGAGGATGAATAATGGCGAGGGATAAAGAGTTGCTATGAGAGCTGTTCACTAAGTTTCCTTTGAGGTAAGCAGGATGACGCGATGCAGCATTCATACTGTGGGAATGATCACACTGTTTGTGTCATTGATAAAGTTTGCTGAGGAAAGTTTGTTTGTGACAGTGATGAGCAACTTTGAGCTCATTATCTAAAAAAACTTACTGTTTTGTGTAATCGTGTACATGTAGTCTTTTTAATCTTGAGGTCATGCATTAATAATACAGCAAACAGaccagtctaaaaaaaaaaaaacgccacgCCAATACACTTCCCAAATGGATTTCTCATCAAAGCCTCCCTGAATTAATGTTTTAGAGtgttattagtgtgtgtttctctgtaatGAAATCGAAACCTTCCTCGCTTGCATCTTCTCTTTAGCCGCAAACAAGACTGAACCAATCAATCATTATGGAGTCACTCTAACTACAAAGTGGTGAGTTATGTTTGAGAGTAATTGGCCAAAGCAGTTATGGAAGGTAAATATAGATTTTCACTAtgctaaaaaaacatgaagagtATCTAAGAAAAAGCCAGCATGACTGTAATTTcaaaagactttttattttgatattcaatgatttttcctcttttctcgtCTTAGCAAACTTgggaagaaaatacacaaatctaATTAGTACAGCACAGGAATTGATGAAAGTCAAAATCAGAGGGAGAATAATACAAATTAACATCCTTTACCTTAATGGAAGTATTGACAGaatacaagaaaagaaaaaataacaccTTTACATATTCACATAACAGTCTTAAGGCTACCCCGAGAGACAAAGCACTCTACCcgaaaaaagaaagtcagattAAACTTCctaaattcattcatttctctccATATCAAAGGCTATCATGGACAAAGTTCAAGGCCAGTTATGCGCAGGCTTCAAAAGGAAATGTGGTCGGATGAGGCAACGGTGACATCAGTACAAGCGACTTTTTATTTGGAATCTCACAGTTCATCAAGCCACGGTTTGGAAACTCACAGGAACTGATGTGAAAATGTCTACGGTGGACTGAGGAAACGGCACAGGCTTCGATAACGCTGTCATGTTAGAGACATTAGCTGCGTATGTTAAGAGGGGAACATAAATTTGAGCATGTAAAACTAATCTGAGAAAAGTTTGTAATCCCAGAAACCTTCCCATCTCTGCCTCACTTCCTCCGCTCTTTACCTAATCTCCTTCATGAGAAGCAGATTGGTTTCTAGCTTGTTACAATATCTGCCAAAAACTGTACACCTTGTAAAATTATTTTTCCgttccttttttgtgtgtgtgtgtgttactactGCCTGCACAGCGAAATGGTCGTCCCTCAAAGAATTACCTCACTTCCAGGATAAAAGGGGCTGCTGCTGTGCCATATTTCTGACAGCAGGTGGCAGCAATGGGCTGCGTTTTGTCATCACACTGTGCAGTGTGTTAATGAAAAAGAAACCCAAGGCAGGAGTGTGGCACAACAGAGCACATTTGTGGTGGATTATTTTAAAAACCCAATAAAGTAAAattcattttagtgttttaccATAGTTGGTAAACACTACTTTCACATATGGAATAGTGCCTTGGCAGTATATGCTTAAGTCCATGGTACTACCTATACTTCCCAGTATAAACTGACAAATCTAAAGAAGGCAAGTGATGTCGTGAACCTCACAGCGGAGTCGTTCTGTCACCAAAACAACGTTGTCAGACCTCCTGCCACCCACCAACACTGACACCACCACTGAGCAGGAGAAGCTGTCACCTGTGCAGATGCCACAGCTGCCAGCGTGCTACAATGCACTCACCTGTCGAGCCTGCCATTGGCAACTCTTAATCACCTCCCGCTGAGGTGACTCACTTTGGAGcatggcaaacacacacacacactcacacacacacacacacacacacgtgcgcagGGCCGCACACACTCTCGCTCACAAACAAGCCTAATCAAATGTGcttgtgtgcacaaacacaaatgtgcacacgcaagcacaaacacacacacacatacacactcacagatatGCATACTACACACACGCTTGCACGCGCACGCACAGGTGTGTATCTCATTGCACCTCGTTGCCACACATACGAGGAAgctaaggggaaaaaaataaccaCCTAAAAGCCCTCATCAGGATCTGGACTGTGACAAGACTTGTGCACAAATTAGGTGAAATTTGAGTGGGAATAACAATATGACAGCCGGCAGTGAGGCACCAAACATCAAGTGTCATATCTATTTTCAGCCATGACTCAGAGCCGTGTGACAAACAATACCATGCTGCTTCTCAATCAGTCAGCCCGTCTGCTGGAAATGTGGCAAACTAGGCCCTGGATGAGTTTTTCCCTTCaggaaaaataagaaatgatcTGAGGTTAAGGTCAAAGTTAAAGGTGAAATTATACAACTTAGCCCAAAATTCGAGCATTACATTTAATGATTAGGAACTCAAGCAATCAATATTGTCTCTCCAGTGCACTGCAGTGATTTATCCCATGATTCTTTAGGGCATTAGCCACCATGCTGCTTTTATTAAGGACCACACCCTGACCAGTGCTCGACAAACTCCCACGTCACTAGACTAGAAAGGCCCCCACGTGCATTAACGATGGAACAcaagagagatgaaaaaaaaaaaaaaaagggctgggCCTTCTCGAGATGCTATAAAATTAATGCGATTTCCAGAGTTTTTATGAATCGAGCCAGATGCCAAATACATAACTTCAAACAAATTGACTTCCAATTATTGGTGCGGCGCACTACTTCCAGATGTGCAACAGATGGGGCCGGGGCGACCAAAGGTGTCTCAACCCGTGCTTTGTGTTATTCTGCAGTAAAACGGCAGTACAGTTGTATGTGTTTTAAATCACCGTGGGCTGTGGGTTGGAGGTGAAGGGAAGGACAGGGGGGATAGCGGAGGAAAAATGAAAGCACATCATTAGGAAAATGTAAATCTGCACAGCACCAGACAGTGGAGCTCCATATGTAGCATTAATACAGCCTGATATTATGTAAAGGCAGATGAGATGCTGGGGCTGAAAGCTGGAGCTGTATCAAGGAGGTGGGGGAttcagaaatgtaaatgttaatgtgaTCTCTGCTGTATCTTCCAGTGCCGGGATTAAATGGTAAAAAGGAACAATTATGGGGctcgctttttttttgtgcatatgtTAATAGCTTACAATATCTGTGCATGCATAAAGTACATTAGATATGATTAGAAGATATCCACAACACACAGCTTTATATACTAGAAGGTTTTACAATAGTCATAAGGAGCACTGCACTCTGTTCAATTGTTAATGAAGTCTCTTCCTGGAAACTTTAAATAATTTGATTAGTCACTGTTAAAGAtacataaaagtaaaacaaatgtgattCGGAGTGAGAAAAGTAGCTGAGCACAGACTTCTTTTCACCGCAGAGGAAACTAATAGAATATCCTATAGTGGTACGGTGTCCTGGGAGGGTCATGGCTCTGATCCCATTATTACCAGAGACTTGGGCCCTGAGGGAGCCAAAatggctgtgtgtttttcccaGAGCCCATACTGAAGCAGTCTACTGAGGGCCTATCTACTTAACTAGCAGTCTGCCAGAGAACCACAGGTCCTCCCCCTCTGATCCGGAGGGCCAAAGAGGTTCTCCTCGCTGGCTTTCTGTTTTCACGTATCTTAGGCTGCCTATTCAAA is part of the Larimichthys crocea isolate SSNF chromosome XX, L_crocea_2.0, whole genome shotgun sequence genome and harbors:
- the tfec gene encoding transcription factor EC isoform X4, with the protein product MPHLTDCSYYTMRDATRASNVHSHLENSKFHLHQTQNQQVKQYLTLGSKLGSSASQGHAVQHPHTPGQPLATMPVMRNGHMASVSDSSNPNSPVTLLSMANHDSEFPMDEVIDDLISLESGFNDGGLDCMEPNIIMQNNVSLSGSMLDIYGGEQGMNAPNGGMSPTSNPTKLTVKREYTEHDTRVMAKERQKKDNHNLIERRRRYNINYRIKELGTLIPKSNDPDMRWNKGTILKASVEYIRWLQKEQQHARELESRQKKLEQANRRLMLRIQELEIQARAHGLPNMATALGTVELSSHLLKQQQQQQQQQQQQQQQQQQSSPQTQQPQQPPLYQEDANSDYLQRIVVAGVPSIPAASGPQDHIPGADGCTTFSDPLSHFTDFFSATLKEEHRLDEILMDDPLSPFGADPLLSATSPGAASKDSSRRSSFSSGDDL
- the tfec gene encoding transcription factor EC isoform X7; translation: MPHLTDCSYYTMRDATRASNVHSHLENSKFHLHQTQNQQVKQYLTLGSKLGSSASQGHAVQHPHTPGQPLATMPVMRNGHMASVSDSSNPNSPVTLLSMANHDSEFPMDEVIDDLISLESGFNDGGLDCMEPNIIMQNNVSLSGSMLDIYGGEQEHDTRVMAKERQKKDNHNLIERRRRYNINYRIKELGTLIPKSNDPDMRWNKGTILKASVEYIRWLQKEQQHARELESRQKKLEQANRRLMLRIQELEIQARAHGLPNMATALGTVELSSHLLKQQQQQQQQQQQQQQQQQQSSPQTQQPQQPPLYQEDANSDYLQRIVVAGVPSIPAASGPQDHIPGADGCTTFSDPLSHFTDFFSATLKEEHRLDEILMDDPLSPFGADPLLSATSPGAASKDSSRRSSFSSGDDL
- the tfec gene encoding transcription factor EC isoform X2, producing the protein MFQSCFGPDDQWMISQGDDGQGLYNSVPQPHSWPEFCPVRPSVTAHHSHSQYPYSRAYTRAQTPVWHQPQNTWKVHSHLENSKFHLHQTQNQQVKQYLTLGSKLGSSASQGHAVQHPHTPGQPLATMPVMRNGHMASVSDSSNPNSPVTLLSMANHDSEFPMDEVIDDLISLESGFNDGGLDCMEPNIIMQNNVSLSGSMLDIYGGEQEHDTRVMAKERQKKDNHNLIERRRRYNINYRIKELGTLIPKSNDPDMRWNKGTILKASVEYIRWLQKEQQHARELESRQKKLEQANRRLMLRIQELEIQARAHGLPNMATALGTVELSSHLLKQQQQQQQQQQQQQQQQQQSSPQTQQPQQPPLYQEDANSDYLQRIVVAGVPSIPAASGPQDHIPGADGCTTFSDPLSHFTDFFSATLKEEHRLDEILMDDPLSPFGADPLLSATSPGAASKDSSRRSSFSSGDDL
- the tfec gene encoding transcription factor EC isoform X5 yields the protein MSRCCVVKVITLTEIQLLQVHSHLENSKFHLHQTQNQQVKQYLTLGSKLGSSASQGHAVQHPHTPGQPLATMPVMRNGHMASVSDSSNPNSPVTLLSMANHDSEFPMDEVIDDLISLESGFNDGGLDCMEPNIIMQNNVSLSGSMLDIYGGEQGMNAPNGGMSPTSNPTKLTVKREYTEHDTRVMAKERQKKDNHNLIERRRRYNINYRIKELGTLIPKSNDPDMRWNKGTILKASVEYIRWLQKEQQHARELESRQKKLEQANRRLMLRIQELEIQARAHGLPNMATALGTVELSSHLLKQQQQQQQQQQQQQQQQQQSSPQTQQPQQPPLYQEDANSDYLQRIVVAGVPSIPAASGPQDHIPGADGCTTFSDPLSHFTDFFSATLKEEHRLDEILMDDPLSPFGADPLLSATSPGAASKDSSRRSSFSSGDDL
- the tfec gene encoding transcription factor EC isoform X1, whose amino-acid sequence is MFQSCFGPDDQWMISQGDDGQGLYNSVPQPHSWPEFCPVRPSVTAHHSHSQYPYSRAYTRAQTPVWHQPQNTWKVHSHLENSKFHLHQTQNQQVKQYLTLGSKLGSSASQGHAVQHPHTPGQPLATMPVMRNGHMASVSDSSNPNSPVTLLSMANHDSEFPMDEVIDDLISLESGFNDGGLDCMEPNIIMQNNVSLSGSMLDIYGGEQGMNAPNGGMSPTSNPTKLTVKREYTEHDTRVMAKERQKKDNHNLIERRRRYNINYRIKELGTLIPKSNDPDMRWNKGTILKASVEYIRWLQKEQQHARELESRQKKLEQANRRLMLRIQELEIQARAHGLPNMATALGTVELSSHLLKQQQQQQQQQQQQQQQQQQSSPQTQQPQQPPLYQEDANSDYLQRIVVAGVPSIPAASGPQDHIPGADGCTTFSDPLSHFTDFFSATLKEEHRLDEILMDDPLSPFGADPLLSATSPGAASKDSSRRSSFSSGDDL
- the tfec gene encoding transcription factor EC isoform X3; its protein translation is MFQSCFGPDDQWMISQGDDGQGLYNSVPQPHSWPEFCPVRPSVTAHHSHSQYPYSRAYTRAQTPVWHQPQNTWKVHSHLENSKFHLHQTQNQQVKQYLTLGSKLGSSASQGHAVQHPHTPGQPLATMPVMRNGHMASVSDSSNPNSPVTLLSMANHDSEVSLSGSMLDIYGGEQGMNAPNGGMSPTSNPTKLTVKREYTEHDTRVMAKERQKKDNHNLIERRRRYNINYRIKELGTLIPKSNDPDMRWNKGTILKASVEYIRWLQKEQQHARELESRQKKLEQANRRLMLRIQELEIQARAHGLPNMATALGTVELSSHLLKQQQQQQQQQQQQQQQQQQSSPQTQQPQQPPLYQEDANSDYLQRIVVAGVPSIPAASGPQDHIPGADGCTTFSDPLSHFTDFFSATLKEEHRLDEILMDDPLSPFGADPLLSATSPGAASKDSSRRSSFSSGDDL
- the tfec gene encoding transcription factor EC isoform X6, with product MFQSCFGPDDQWMISQGDDGQGLYNSVPQPHSWPEFCPVRPSVTAHHSHSQYPYSRAYTRAQTPVWHQPQNTWKVHSHLENSKFHLHQTQNQQVKQYLTLGSKLGSSASQGHAVQHPHTPGQPLATMPVMRNGHMASVSDSSNPNSPVTLLSMANHDSEVSLSGSMLDIYGGEQEHDTRVMAKERQKKDNHNLIERRRRYNINYRIKELGTLIPKSNDPDMRWNKGTILKASVEYIRWLQKEQQHARELESRQKKLEQANRRLMLRIQELEIQARAHGLPNMATALGTVELSSHLLKQQQQQQQQQQQQQQQQQQSSPQTQQPQQPPLYQEDANSDYLQRIVVAGVPSIPAASGPQDHIPGADGCTTFSDPLSHFTDFFSATLKEEHRLDEILMDDPLSPFGADPLLSATSPGAASKDSSRRSSFSSGDDL